A region from the Geobacillus vulcani PSS1 genome encodes:
- a CDS encoding BMP family lipoprotein encodes MKKRIGLVLSVLLAAGTLLSACGQAGNNAGGGNQKDTFSVAMVTDVGGIDDKSFNQSAWEGLQKFGKDNGLEKGRGGYDYLQSSSDADYATNLNKLVRSDFDLIFGIGYLMGDAVKEVAKQNPKKHFAIVDTVVDEPNVASITFKEHEGSFLVGVVAGLMTKTNKIGFVGGMEIPLIEKFESGFRAGVKAVNPKATVEVQYAGAFDQADKGKAIASSMYASGVDIIYHAAGATGNGVFSEAKDLKKKDPNREIWVIGVDKDQAPEGEVKVGGKTYNVTLTSMVKRVDVAVYDTAKRAKEGDFPGGKTIEYGLPENGVGIAPTQDNIPENVLKTVDEWKQKIIKGEVKVPTNRKEYEQFAATIK; translated from the coding sequence GTGAAAAAGCGAATCGGATTGGTGTTGTCCGTCCTGCTTGCCGCTGGCACGCTGCTTAGCGCCTGCGGACAAGCCGGCAACAATGCGGGAGGCGGCAATCAGAAAGATACGTTCAGCGTCGCCATGGTCACCGACGTCGGCGGCATTGACGACAAATCGTTCAACCAGTCGGCTTGGGAAGGGCTGCAAAAGTTCGGCAAAGACAACGGGCTTGAAAAAGGCCGCGGCGGCTACGACTACTTGCAGTCATCGAGCGATGCTGACTATGCCACGAACTTAAACAAGCTTGTGCGCAGCGACTTTGACCTCATTTTCGGCATCGGGTATTTGATGGGCGACGCGGTGAAAGAAGTCGCCAAGCAAAACCCGAAAAAACATTTCGCCATCGTCGACACGGTTGTTGACGAGCCAAATGTCGCCAGCATCACGTTCAAGGAACATGAAGGCTCGTTCCTTGTCGGTGTTGTCGCCGGGTTAATGACGAAAACGAATAAAATCGGCTTTGTCGGTGGGATGGAGATTCCGTTGATCGAAAAATTCGAAAGCGGATTCCGCGCCGGCGTGAAAGCGGTCAATCCGAAGGCGACTGTGGAAGTACAATACGCCGGGGCGTTCGACCAAGCGGATAAAGGGAAAGCGATCGCCTCGAGCATGTACGCGTCTGGCGTCGACATCATCTACCATGCAGCTGGAGCGACTGGGAACGGCGTCTTCTCGGAAGCGAAAGATTTGAAGAAGAAAGATCCAAACCGCGAAATTTGGGTCATCGGTGTTGACAAAGACCAAGCGCCGGAGGGAGAAGTGAAAGTCGGCGGCAAAACGTACAACGTAACGCTCACCTCGATGGTGAAGCGTGTCGACGTTGCTGTCTATGACACGGCGAAACGGGCGAAAGAGGGCGACTTCCCAGGCGGCAAAACGATTGAGTACGGGCTGCCGGAAAATGGGGTCGGCATTGCCCCGACACAAGACAACATTCCGGAGAACGTGTTAAAAACAGTTGACGAATGGAAGCAAAAAATCATCAAAGGCGAAGTGAAAGTTCCGACAAACCGGAAAGAGTATGAACAATTCGCTGCGACGATCAAGTGA
- a CDS encoding GntR family transcriptional regulator, which produces MSIKSDSRHLYLQVIDRIKRDIETGVYKEKQKLPSEFELAKQLGVSRATLREALRVLEEENIIIRRHGVGTFVNARPLFTSGIEQLSSVTDMIRQAGRKPGTIFLSSSIQQPTEDDMRRFQCRPDENLLLIERVRTADGEPVVYCLDKILCKYLPKGISYEHESLFENLHNQTHRDIAYAVARIVPLGYHEKVSPILQCDPETALLVLKQMHFDKNDEPIFYSVNYFRSDKFSFHVMRKRFSF; this is translated from the coding sequence ATGTCAATCAAATCAGACAGCCGCCACCTTTACTTGCAAGTGATTGATCGCATCAAGCGTGATATTGAAACGGGAGTGTACAAAGAAAAGCAAAAACTGCCGTCCGAGTTTGAACTTGCCAAACAACTTGGCGTCAGCCGGGCGACATTGAGGGAAGCGCTGCGGGTGCTTGAAGAAGAAAACATTATCATCCGCCGCCACGGCGTCGGAACGTTTGTCAACGCCCGTCCGCTGTTTACGTCCGGCATCGAGCAGCTCTCAAGCGTCACGGATATGATTCGCCAAGCGGGGCGCAAGCCAGGAACGATTTTTTTGTCTTCCTCCATCCAACAGCCGACGGAAGACGATATGCGCCGCTTCCAATGCCGGCCGGACGAGAATTTGTTGCTCATCGAGCGGGTGCGCACCGCCGATGGGGAGCCGGTCGTGTATTGCTTGGATAAAATTTTATGCAAATATTTGCCAAAGGGCATCTCCTATGAACATGAGTCGCTGTTTGAAAACTTGCACAACCAAACGCATCGCGACATCGCCTATGCGGTCGCGCGCATCGTGCCGCTCGGCTATCACGAAAAAGTGTCGCCGATTTTGCAATGCGACCCAGAAACGGCGCTGCTTGTGCTCAAGCAAATGCATTTCGATAAAAACGATGAGCCGATTTTTTATTCCGTCAACTACTTCCGCTCCGACAAGTTCAGCTTCCATGTCATGCGGAAGCGGTTCAGCTTTTAA